Proteins encoded in a region of the Paucibacter sediminis genome:
- a CDS encoding pseudouridine-5'-phosphate glycosidase has translation MHEYLEFSAEVAAARRAGLPIVALESTIISHGMPHPQNVQTAREVEALIRAEGAVPATIAILGGKIRIGLADAELELLGQSPEAMKVSRRDLPYVIASGKIGATTVAATMICAALAEIRVFVTGGIGGVHRGAETSFDISADLQELARSSVAVVCAGAKSILDIGLTLEYLETHGVPVLSIGQDNFAAFYTPDSGFKADFRLDSPAEQARFLKTKWALGLSGGVVISNPVPAAEAMPRAEIAAITAQALQEAAAQGIAGKAVTPFLLARIKALTAGRSLATNIALVKHNAVAGARLARALQV, from the coding sequence ATGCATGAATACCTCGAGTTCTCGGCCGAAGTGGCCGCCGCCCGCCGCGCCGGCCTGCCCATCGTGGCGCTGGAGTCCACCATCATTTCGCATGGCATGCCCCACCCGCAGAACGTGCAGACCGCGCGCGAGGTGGAGGCCCTGATACGCGCCGAGGGCGCGGTGCCGGCCACCATCGCGATCCTGGGCGGCAAGATCCGCATCGGCCTCGCCGACGCCGAGCTGGAGCTGCTGGGCCAGTCGCCCGAGGCCATGAAGGTGAGCCGGCGCGACCTGCCCTATGTGATCGCGAGCGGCAAGATCGGCGCCACCACCGTGGCCGCCACCATGATCTGCGCCGCGCTGGCCGAGATCCGGGTGTTCGTGACCGGCGGCATCGGCGGCGTGCACCGCGGCGCCGAGACCAGCTTCGACATCTCGGCCGATCTGCAGGAGCTGGCGCGCAGCTCGGTGGCGGTGGTGTGCGCCGGTGCCAAGAGCATTCTGGACATCGGCCTGACGCTCGAGTACCTGGAAACCCATGGCGTGCCGGTGCTGTCCATCGGCCAGGACAATTTCGCCGCCTTCTACACGCCCGACAGCGGCTTCAAGGCGGACTTCCGCCTCGACAGCCCGGCCGAGCAGGCGCGCTTTCTGAAGACCAAGTGGGCGCTGGGCCTGAGCGGTGGCGTGGTGATCAGCAATCCGGTGCCGGCGGCCGAGGCCATGCCGCGCGCCGAGATCGCTGCCATCACCGCGCAGGCCCTGCAGGAGGCGGCCGCCCAGGGCATCGCCGGCAAGGCCGTCACGCCCTTTCTGCTCGCACGCATCAAGGCCCTCACCGCGGGGCGCAGCCTGGCCACCAATATCGCCCTGGTGAAGCACAACGCGGTGGCGGGGGCGCGGCTGGCGCGTGCGCTGCAAGTGTGA
- a CDS encoding sensor domain-containing protein, with product MLADLHAPPAEPQGACDFQLLFNTLPGLYLVLDPALRILAATDAYLRATLTQREAVIGRALFEVFPDNPDDPMADGVRNLRASLERVQQRLEPDRMAVQRYDIRLPDGSGFEERYWQPLNLPVLGPDGALACIVHKVEDVTEAQRRSREVAAINSRLRQAEQGLQEFAAIIESSTDAILSERLDGVIVSWNHGAERMFGYSAAEAIGRPSAMLLPPDRGEEQSQLLARVARGEWVAHFQTVRLAKDGRLPDIAATISPMLNEHGQVVGASTIARDISNAKRAERMLRESEARMKELFENLSSGVAIFRALPDGRDFQLIGFNRTAERIENASEAQVMGKLVQQVYPGQIGQALLEALRQVWRSGQAQQAPVSLRGEDGQIAGWRANYICKLSLGELAVIYDDLTAEKQAEERMLQRAHYDALTGLPNRTLLTDRVQQALVAAKRGKARLAVLFVDLDRFKPVNDELGHGVGDQLLCEVALRMRRCLRESDTVARVGGDEFVVLLPQVASGADALAVAEKILYALNQDFELAGRRVNIGASIGVAQYPEHGGSEELLAKNADAAMYRAKNEGRNCVRMA from the coding sequence GTGCTTGCCGATTTGCATGCGCCGCCCGCCGAGCCGCAGGGCGCCTGCGATTTCCAGCTGCTGTTCAACACGCTGCCGGGGCTCTACCTGGTGCTGGATCCGGCGCTGCGCATCCTGGCCGCGACCGACGCCTATTTGCGCGCCACGCTGACGCAGCGCGAGGCGGTGATCGGGCGCGCGCTGTTCGAGGTGTTTCCGGACAACCCCGACGATCCCATGGCCGACGGCGTGCGCAATCTGCGCGCCTCGCTGGAGCGGGTGCAGCAGCGCCTTGAGCCCGACCGCATGGCGGTGCAGCGCTACGACATCCGGCTGCCCGACGGCAGCGGCTTCGAGGAGCGCTATTGGCAGCCGCTGAACCTGCCGGTGCTGGGCCCGGACGGCGCGCTGGCCTGCATCGTCCACAAGGTGGAGGACGTGACCGAGGCACAGCGGCGCAGCCGCGAGGTGGCCGCGATCAACAGCCGGCTGCGCCAGGCCGAGCAGGGCTTGCAGGAGTTCGCCGCCATCATCGAGTCCTCCACCGATGCCATCCTCAGCGAGCGGCTGGATGGCGTGATCGTGAGCTGGAACCATGGCGCCGAGCGCATGTTCGGCTACAGCGCCGCCGAGGCCATCGGCCGGCCCAGCGCGATGCTGCTGCCGCCCGATCGCGGCGAGGAGCAGTCGCAGCTGCTGGCGCGGGTGGCGCGCGGCGAGTGGGTGGCGCATTTCCAGACCGTCAGGCTGGCCAAGGATGGCCGCCTGCCGGACATCGCCGCCACCATCTCGCCGATGCTCAACGAACATGGCCAGGTGGTGGGCGCCTCCACGATCGCGCGCGACATCAGCAATGCCAAGCGCGCCGAGCGCATGCTGCGCGAGAGCGAGGCGCGCATGAAGGAGCTGTTCGAGAACCTCAGCAGCGGGGTGGCGATCTTCCGCGCCCTGCCCGATGGCCGGGACTTCCAGCTGATCGGCTTCAACCGCACGGCCGAGCGCATCGAGAACGCCAGCGAGGCCCAGGTGATGGGGAAGCTGGTGCAGCAGGTCTACCCGGGCCAGATCGGCCAGGCGCTGCTGGAGGCCCTGCGTCAGGTCTGGCGCAGCGGCCAGGCGCAGCAGGCGCCGGTCTCGCTGCGCGGCGAGGACGGGCAGATCGCCGGCTGGCGCGCCAACTACATCTGCAAGCTCTCGCTGGGCGAGCTGGCGGTCATCTACGACGACCTCACCGCCGAGAAGCAGGCCGAGGAGCGCATGCTGCAGCGCGCCCATTACGACGCGCTCACCGGCCTGCCGAACCGCACCCTGCTGACCGACCGTGTGCAGCAGGCCCTGGTGGCGGCCAAGCGCGGCAAGGCGCGGCTGGCCGTGCTGTTCGTCGACCTCGACCGCTTCAAGCCCGTCAACGACGAGCTGGGGCATGGCGTGGGCGACCAGCTGCTGTGCGAGGTGGCGCTGCGCATGCGGCGCTGCCTGCGCGAGTCCGACACCGTGGCGCGCGTCGGCGGCGACGAGTTCGTGGTGCTGCTGCCCCAGGTGGCCAGCGGCGCCGATGCCCTGGCGGTGGCCGAGAAGATCCTCTATGCGCTGAACCAGGACTTCGAGCTCGCCGGGCGGCGCGTCAACATCGGCGCCAGCATCGGCGTGGCGCAATATCCCGAGCATGGCGGTAGCGAGGAGCTGCTGGCCAAGAACGCCGACGCGGCCATGTACCGGGCCAAGAACGAGGGGCGCAACTGCGTGCGCATGGCCTGA
- a CDS encoding carbohydrate kinase family protein, with product MDSKKEQLYALLRANPYVSQQDLAQQLGLSRSAVAGHIAALTRERRILGRAYVLPQARPIVCIGGSNVDRKLRSLAPLQMRTSNPAALRETPGGVARNVAENLARLGLPVHLLTAVGDDPAGRGLLGQLQQLGAQTGGSLQAADAHTGSYTAVLDLSGELVLALAHMELVERITPDFLRLCAAQRAQAGSLVLDLNLPAASVQLLIEEARTSGQRLSAVAVSQPKMERLPEDLQGLDLLILNRDELQTLSGLRLGSERAWQRALEQLRARGLQRLVVTDGAAGLRLAEQGGDLQTMAAAAVPVADVTGAGDAFAAGVCAALHHAPEDLTAACRLGLRLAALTLQTEHTVHPDLTPEFLSHA from the coding sequence ATGGACAGCAAGAAAGAACAGCTTTACGCGCTGCTGCGCGCCAACCCCTATGTGAGCCAGCAGGATCTGGCCCAGCAGCTGGGGCTGTCGCGCTCGGCGGTGGCCGGGCATATCGCGGCCCTCACGCGGGAGCGCCGCATCCTCGGGCGCGCCTATGTGCTGCCTCAGGCGCGCCCCATCGTGTGTATAGGCGGCAGCAATGTGGACCGCAAGCTGCGCAGCCTGGCGCCGCTGCAAATGCGCACCTCCAACCCAGCGGCCCTGCGCGAGACCCCGGGCGGGGTGGCGCGCAATGTGGCCGAGAACCTGGCGCGGCTGGGCCTGCCGGTGCATCTGCTCACCGCCGTGGGCGACGACCCGGCCGGGCGCGGCCTGCTGGGCCAGCTGCAACAGCTGGGCGCACAGACCGGCGGCAGCCTGCAGGCCGCCGACGCCCACACCGGCAGCTACACGGCGGTGCTGGATCTGTCCGGCGAGCTGGTGCTGGCGCTCGCGCATATGGAGCTGGTCGAGCGCATCACGCCCGACTTCCTGCGCCTGTGCGCGGCCCAGCGCGCACAGGCCGGCAGCCTGGTGCTTGACCTGAACCTGCCAGCCGCCAGCGTGCAGCTGCTGATCGAGGAGGCGCGCACCAGCGGCCAGCGCCTCAGCGCGGTGGCGGTCTCCCAGCCCAAGATGGAGCGCCTGCCCGAGGATCTGCAAGGCCTGGACCTGCTGATCCTGAACCGCGACGAATTGCAGACCCTCAGCGGCCTGCGCCTGGGCAGCGAGCGCGCCTGGCAGCGCGCCCTCGAACAGCTGCGCGCGCGCGGCCTGCAGCGCCTGGTGGTGACCGATGGCGCCGCCGGCCTGCGCCTGGCCGAGCAGGGCGGCGACCTGCAGACCATGGCGGCCGCGGCCGTGCCAGTGGCCGACGTCACCGGTGCCGGCGACGCCTTTGCCGCCGGTGTCTGCGCCGCCCTGCACCACGCTCCCGAAGACCTGACGGCGGCCTGCCGCCTGGGCCTCAGGCTCGCCGCCCTGACCCTGCAGACCGAACATACCGTCCACCCCGACCTGACGCCGGAGTTTCTATCCCATGCATGA